A window of the Serinus canaria isolate serCan28SL12 chromosome 20, serCan2020, whole genome shotgun sequence genome harbors these coding sequences:
- the LOC103818711 gene encoding tyrosine-protein kinase Srms-like isoform X2, which translates to MGYVPAAYVANLSQGTSAHRPWYFSKISRNEAEQLLLSPPNQHGSFLVRDSESSKGEYSLSVRNHTKVSHFRICKSPRGSLYIQKGHPFPNMEELLAFYTEHWKVIQSPLLQPCSPATPPERDGWERPRWEFTLRRKLGEGYFGEVWEGLWRNTVPVAIKIIKADMKAEDFTKEIQNLKRLRHEKLIQLHAVCSLEEPVYIITELMRKGNLHSYLNSPEGKSLGTSHLLNIACQVADGMRYLEEKHIVHRDLAARNILVGEELTCKIADFGLARLLKDDIYSTSSSTKIPVKWTAPEAANYRTYSLKSDVWSYGILLYEVFTYGQIPYEGMTNQETVRQITRGYRLPRPSPCPPEIYSIMLECWSGNTEERPTFLALREKLGFIYRRLLSSLS; encoded by the exons ATGGGCTACGTCCCTGCTGCCTACGTGGCCAACCTCAGCCAGGGCACCTCCGCTCACCGCCC ctggtACTTCAGCAAGATCAGCCGGAAtgaagcagagcagctcctcctctcgCCTCCCAACCAGCATGGCTCCTTCCTCGTCCGGGACAGCGAGAGCAGCAAGGGCGAATACTCTCTCTCAG TGCGCAACCACACCAAGGTCAGCCACTTCCGAATCTGCAAGAGCCCCAGGGGCAGCCTCTACATCCAGAAGGGACACCCCTTTCCCAACATGGAGGAGCTCCTCGCCTTCTACACGGAGCACTGGAAGGTCATCCAGAgccccctgctgcagccctgcagccctgcg ACTCCTCCCGAGAGGGACGGCTGGGAGCGCCCGCGCTGGGAGTTCACCCTGCGGAGGAAGCTGGGAGAGGGCTACTTTGGAGAGgtgtgggaagggctgtggaGGAACACGGTGCCAGTGGCCATCAAGATCATTAAAG CTGACATGAAAGCAGAAGACTTCACCAAGGAGATTCAGAACCTGAAGCGCCTGAGGCATGAGAAGCTGATCCAGCTGCACGCCGTGTGCTCCCTGGAGGAGCCTGTGTACATCATCACTGAGCTCATGCGCAAGGGCAACCTCCACAGCTACCTCAACA GTCCTGAAGGGAAGTCCCTGGGCACCTCCCACCTGCTCAACATCGCCTGCCAAGTGGCAGATGGGATGAGGTACCTGGAGGAGAAGCACATTGTCCACCGGGATCTGGCAGCCAGAAACATCCTGGTTGGAGAGGAACTCACCTGCAAAATCGCTGATTTTGGACTTGCCCGGCTCCTCAAG GATGACATTTattccaccagcagcagcactaaaATCCCAGTGAAGTGGACGGCCCCGGAGGCAGCCAACTACCGCACCTACTCCCTCAAGTCCGACGTCTGGTCCTACGGGATTCTGCTCTACGAGGTCTTCACGTATGGACAGATCCCCTATGAAG GAATGACAAACCAAGAAACCGTACGGCAAATCACCAGGGGCTACCGCCTCCCCcggcccagcccctgccctcccGAGATCTACAGCATCATGCTGGAGTGCTGGAGTGGCAACACGGAGGAGCGTCCCACCTTCCTGGCCCTGAGGGAGAAGCTGGGCTTCATCTACAGGCGGCTGCTCAGCTCCCTCTCCTGA
- the LOC103818710 gene encoding peroxidasin homolog, with product MLIKPSVLGGFLCFLLLPGFSCSCPSRCLCFRTTVRCMHLMLETIPEVPPQTNILDLRFNHIKEIQPGAFRRLKNLNTLLLNNNQIKQIVRRSFEDLENLKYLYLYKNEIQSIQQRAFHGLHSLEQLYLHFNNLESLELETFSDLPKLERLFLHNNKISRIHPGTFSQLESLKRLRLDSNSLVCDCDLLWLAELLKQHTEQGSIQSAATCEAPRDLHGRSIATLTAQEFNCERPRITSEPQDVDVLLGNTVYFTCRAEGNPKPAIIWLHNNNKIDMKDDNRLNLLQDGTLMIQNTKESDKGVYQCMAKNIAGEVKTQEVVLRYFGTPSKPTFVIQPQNTEVLVGESVTLECGVSGHPHPRISWTLGTGSPLPQDSRFTITSSGGLFIQNVSFSEQGQYNCNASNSEGSIQATARIIVQDSPRFLVIPTDQTVTEGQSVDFPCSAEGHPPPVITWTRAGGPLPGDRRHSVLATGTLRVGRVALHDHGQYECHAVSAIGGASVPVLLSVTPRVIPVFLHPPQDLVAETGQDVSISCAAQGDPRPTITWVKEGIQITESGKFHISQDGTLSIQDLGVADQGRYECIARNPFGFTSSAMQLTITATDVGRSGDTFVATSLREAISSVDHAINSTRTELFSKRPKTPNDLLALFRYPRDPYTIETARAGEIFERTLQLIQEHVQQGLIVDMNVTGYRYNDLVSPHYLTMIANLSGCSAHRRTPNCSDICFHQKYRTHDGSCNNLQHPMWGASLTAFQRLLKPAYQNGFNLPRGFSLAEDARDLPLPLPRLVSTAMIGTETITPDDQFTHMLMQWGQFLDHDMDQTVAAISMSRFSDGAPCSEVCTNDPPCFSITVPANDPRVRNGRCMFFVRSSPVCGSGMTSLLMNSVYAREQINHLTSYIDASNVYGSTEQESRELRDLSSQKGLLKRGQVVPSSGKHLLPFAVGPPTECMRDENESPVPCFLAGDHRANEQLGLTAMHTLWFREHNRVATELAALNPHWDGDLLYHEARKIVGAQMQHITYAQWLPKILGEAGMKMLGEYKGYNPNVNAGILNAFATAAFRFGHTLINPILYRLNETFQPIPQGHIPLHKAFFSPFRIMQEGGIDPLLRGLFGVPGKMRVPSELLNMELTEKLFSMAHSVSLDLAAINIQRGRDHGIPPYNDFRVFCNLSSVQEFEDLRNEIKNLEIREKLRSLYGTTKNIDLFPALMVEDLVPGTRVGPTLMCLLTTQFRRLRDGDRFWYENPGVFTPAQLTQIRQASLARVICDNSDHIQQLQRDVFQVASYLQGMVSCEEIPAVDLRLWQDCCEDCRTRGQFRALSQRFRSKRSPGFSYPEENPAKHKPALPRDEAPSPSSSSRENLESLVAELEKTVTSLRKQVNALESQLRWHHRNTSTRGQGKRIGDKWRKR from the exons GCTGCTGAACAATAACCAGATAAAACAAATTGTGAGAAGATCCTTTGAAGATCTGGAGAATTTGAAATACCT CTAcctttataaaaatgaaatccagAGCATCCAGCAACGTGCCTTCCACGGGCTccattccctggagcagct GTACCTGCACTTCAACAACCTGGAAAGTCTGGAGCTGGAGACTTTTAGTGACCTGCCTAAACTTGAAAGGCT CTTCTTGCACAACAACAAGATTTCCAGGATTCATCCAGGGACATTCTCTCAACTGGAATCCCTCAAACGGCT GCGGCTGGACTCCAACTCCCTGGTGTGTGACTGTGACCTGCtgtggctggcagagctgctgaagcagcACACGGAGCAGGGCAGCATCCAGAGCGCCGCCACCTGCGAGGCTCCGCGGGACCTGCACGGCCGCTCCATCGCCACGCTGACCGCCCAGGAGTTCAACTGCG AGAGGCCTCGAATAACCTCAGAGCCCCAGGACGTCGATGTGCTCCTGGGAAACACAGTTTATTTCACCTGCAGGGCAGAAGGCAACCCAAAGCCAGCCATCATTTGGCTGCACAACAA TAATAAGATTGACATGAAAGATGACAACCGCCTGAACCTGTTGCAAGATGGTACCTTGATGATCCAAAACACCAAGGAGTCGGATAAAGGCGTCTACCAGTGCATGGCCAAGAACATTGCTGGGGAGGTCAAGACACAGGAGGTCGTGCTGCGCTATTTTGGCACCCCAT ccAAGCCCACTTTTGTGATCCAGCCACAGAACACTGAAGTACTGGTTGGGGAAAGTGTCACCCTGGAGTGTGGGGTCTCTGGGCACCCCCACCCTCGCATCAGCTGGACCCTTGGCACGGGCTCTCCTCTGCCACAGGATTCCCGTTTCACCATCACCAGCTCTGGAGGACTCTTCATCCAGAACGTCAGCTTCTCCGAGCAGGGACAGTACAACTGCAATGCCAGCAACTCTGAGGGATCCATCCAGGCCACAGCAAGGATCATAGTGCAAG ATTCTCCCAGGTTTCTCGTCATTCCCACGGATCAGACAGTAACTGAGGGACAAAGTGTGGatttcccctgctctgctgagggtCACCCTCCCCCAGTGATTACCTGGACAAGGGCAG GTGGGCCCTTGCCAGGCGACCGGCGGCACAGCGTGCTGGCCACGGGCACGCTGCGCGTGGGGCGGGTGGCCCTGCACGACCACGGGCAGTACGAGTGCCACGCCGTCAGCGCCATCGGCGGTGCCAGCGTCCCCGTGCTGCTCTCCGTCACCCCGCGAG TGATCCCAGTGTTCCTTCATCCCCCCCAAGACCTGGTGGCAGAGACAGGCCAGGATGTTTCCATTTCCTGCGCTGCCCAGGGAGACCCAAGGCCCACCATCACCTGGGTCAAG GAGGGCATCCAGATCACAGAGAGTGGCAAGTTCCACATCAGCCAGGATGGGACCCTCTCCATTCAGGACCTGGGTGTGGCTGACCAGGGCAGATACGAGTGCATAGCAAGGAACCCCTTTGGCTTCACCTCGAGTGCCATGCAGCTCACCATCACCG CCACGGACGTGGGGCGCAGCGGGGACACGTTTGTGGCCACGTCACTGCGCGAGGCCATCAGCAGCGTGGACCACGCCATCAACTCCACACGAACTGAGCTCTTCAGCAA GCGCCCCAAGACTCCCAATGACCTCCTGGCTCTGTTCCGCTACCCAAGGGACCCCTACACCATTGagacagccagggcaggggagatCTTTGAAAGGACCCTGCAGCTGATTCAGGAGCACGTGCAGCAAGGGCTGATTGTGGACATGAATGTCACAG gctATCGCTACAATGACCTGGTGTCCCCTCACTACCTGACCATGATCGCCAACCTGTCGGGCTGCTCCGCGCACCGCCGCACGCCCAACTGCTCCGACATCTGCTTCCACCAGAAGTACAGGACCCACGACGGCTCTTGTAACAACCTCCAGCACCCCATGTGGGGTGCATCCCTCACAGCCTTCCAGAGGCTCCTCAAACCTGCCTACCAGAATGGATTTAACCTGCCCCGAGGGTTTTCCTTGGCAGAAGATGCCAGGGATCTGCCCCTTCCTCTACCTCGCCTTGTCTCCACCGCCATGATCGGGACCGAGACCATCACCCCCGATGACCAGTTCACACACATGCTCATGCAGTGGGGACAGTTCCTGGACCACGACATGGACCAGACGGTGGCAGCCATCAGCATGTCCCGTTTCTCAGACGGAGCCCCTTGCAGCGAGGTGTGCACCAACGACCCTCCCTGCTTCTCCATCACTGTCCCTGCCAACGACCCCCGCGTGCGGAACGGGCGCTGCATGTTCTTTGTGCGCTCGAGCCCCGTGTGTGGCAGCGGCATGACCTCCCTGCTGATGAACTCTGTCTATGCCAGAGAGCAGATCAACCACCTGACGTCCTACATCGACGCCTCCAACGTTTACGGCAGCACGGAGCAGGAATCGCGGGAGCTGCGAGATCTGAGCAGCCAGAAAGGGCTGCTGAAACGAGGGCAAGTtgtgcccagctcagggaaGCACCTCCTTCCCTTTGCTGTGGGGCCACCCACGGAGTGCATGAGGGATGAGAATGAGAGCCCCGTGCCGTGCTTCCTGGCGGGAGACCACCGTGCCAACGAGCAGCTGGGGCTCACGGCCATGCACACGCTGTGGTTCAGGGAGCACAACCGCGTTGCCACCGAGCTGGCCGCCCTCAACCCGCACTGGGACGGGGACCTCTTGTACCACGAGGCAAGGAAGATCGTGGGGGCCCAGATGCAGCACATCACCTATGCCCAGTGGCTGCCCAAGATCCTTGGGGAGGCTGGGATGAAGATGCTGGGTGAGTACAAAGGCTACAACCCCAACGTCAACGCGGGGATTCTAAACGCCTTTGCCACGGCCGCTTTCCGCTTTGGGCACACCTTGATCAACCCCATCCTGTACCGGCTGAACGAGACCTTCCAGCCCATCCCACAAGGCCACATCCCCCTGCACAAGGCCTTCTTCTCCCCTTTCAGGATCATGCAGGAAGGGGGGATCGACCCCCTCCTCCGTGGGCTGTTTGGGGTTCCTGGGAAAATGCGGGTGCCCTCTGAACTCCTCAACATGGAGCTGACAGAGAAACTCTTCTCCATGGCACACTCTGTGTCACTGGACTTGGCTGCTATCAACATCCAGAGAGGGCGAGACCACGGCATCCCACCCTACAATGACTTCAGAGTCTTCTGCAACCTCTCCTCTGTGCAGGAGTTTGAGGACCTCCGAAATGAGATAAAGAACTTGGAGATCAGAGAAAAGCTCAGGAG TTTATATGGAACTACCAAAAATATTGACCTGTTTCCAGCACTTATGGTGGAGGATCTTGTCCCTGGGACCAGAGTGGGACCAACACTGATGTGCCTGTTAACGACTCAGTTCAGAAGGCTGAGGGATGGAGACAG ATTTTGGTATGAGAACCCCGGAGTGttcacaccagcacagctgactCAGATCAGACAGGCGTCCCTGGCTCGTGTCATCTGTGACAACAGTGACCacatccagcagctgcagagagacgTGTTCCAGGTGGCATCATACCTGCAGGGCATGGTCAGCTGTGAGGAGATCCCTGCCGTGGACCTCCGCCTGTGGCAGGACTGTTGTGAGG ACTGCAGGACACGAGGGCAATTCAGGGCTCTTTCGCAGCGGTTCCGAAGCAAGAGATCTCCTGGCTTCAGCTACCCAGAGGAAAACCCTGCAAAGCACAAGCCTGCCTTGCCCAG AGATGAGGCACCCTCACCAAGCTCTTCCTCCAGAGAGAATCTTGAGTCCCTTGTGGCTGAACTGGAGAAGACAGTCACTTCCCTACGGAAACAG GTGAATGCACTAGAGAGCCAGCTGAGGTGGCACCACAGGAACACCAGCACACGTGGACAGGGCAAGAGGATTGGGGACAAATGGAGAAAGAGATGA
- the LOC103818711 gene encoding tyrosine-protein kinase Srms-like isoform X1: MEQFVRKRLTFLTSFWNKLRPRSVTESCSLGYLGSDSVSLNSEATSISFIPKSSLCIALYAFTARSASELSISAGDKLRVLREEGEYVLARRLLGEPAMGYVPAAYVANLSQGTSAHRPWYFSKISRNEAEQLLLSPPNQHGSFLVRDSESSKGEYSLSVRNHTKVSHFRICKSPRGSLYIQKGHPFPNMEELLAFYTEHWKVIQSPLLQPCSPATPPERDGWERPRWEFTLRRKLGEGYFGEVWEGLWRNTVPVAIKIIKADMKAEDFTKEIQNLKRLRHEKLIQLHAVCSLEEPVYIITELMRKGNLHSYLNSPEGKSLGTSHLLNIACQVADGMRYLEEKHIVHRDLAARNILVGEELTCKIADFGLARLLKDDIYSTSSSTKIPVKWTAPEAANYRTYSLKSDVWSYGILLYEVFTYGQIPYEGMTNQETVRQITRGYRLPRPSPCPPEIYSIMLECWSGNTEERPTFLALREKLGFIYRRLLSSLS, from the exons ATGGAGCAGTTCGTCAGGAAGCGCCTGACCTTCCTGACATCCTTCTGGAACAAGCTCCGTCCCCGCTCCGTGACGGAGAGCTGCTCGCTGGGGTATCTTGGCTCTGATTCCGTTTCGCTGAACTCGGAGGCGACTTCCATTTCCTTCATCCCCAAGTCCTCTCTCTGTATCGCTTTGTACGCTTTCACAGCCCGCAGCGCCTCGGAGCTGAGCATAAGCGCAGGGGACAAACTGCGTGTCCTCAGAGAGGAGGGCGAGTATGTCTTAGCCCGGCGGCTGCTGGGGGAGCCGGCCATGGGCTACGTCCCTGCTGCCTACGTGGCCAACCTCAGCCAGGGCACCTCCGCTCACCGCCC ctggtACTTCAGCAAGATCAGCCGGAAtgaagcagagcagctcctcctctcgCCTCCCAACCAGCATGGCTCCTTCCTCGTCCGGGACAGCGAGAGCAGCAAGGGCGAATACTCTCTCTCAG TGCGCAACCACACCAAGGTCAGCCACTTCCGAATCTGCAAGAGCCCCAGGGGCAGCCTCTACATCCAGAAGGGACACCCCTTTCCCAACATGGAGGAGCTCCTCGCCTTCTACACGGAGCACTGGAAGGTCATCCAGAgccccctgctgcagccctgcagccctgcg ACTCCTCCCGAGAGGGACGGCTGGGAGCGCCCGCGCTGGGAGTTCACCCTGCGGAGGAAGCTGGGAGAGGGCTACTTTGGAGAGgtgtgggaagggctgtggaGGAACACGGTGCCAGTGGCCATCAAGATCATTAAAG CTGACATGAAAGCAGAAGACTTCACCAAGGAGATTCAGAACCTGAAGCGCCTGAGGCATGAGAAGCTGATCCAGCTGCACGCCGTGTGCTCCCTGGAGGAGCCTGTGTACATCATCACTGAGCTCATGCGCAAGGGCAACCTCCACAGCTACCTCAACA GTCCTGAAGGGAAGTCCCTGGGCACCTCCCACCTGCTCAACATCGCCTGCCAAGTGGCAGATGGGATGAGGTACCTGGAGGAGAAGCACATTGTCCACCGGGATCTGGCAGCCAGAAACATCCTGGTTGGAGAGGAACTCACCTGCAAAATCGCTGATTTTGGACTTGCCCGGCTCCTCAAG GATGACATTTattccaccagcagcagcactaaaATCCCAGTGAAGTGGACGGCCCCGGAGGCAGCCAACTACCGCACCTACTCCCTCAAGTCCGACGTCTGGTCCTACGGGATTCTGCTCTACGAGGTCTTCACGTATGGACAGATCCCCTATGAAG GAATGACAAACCAAGAAACCGTACGGCAAATCACCAGGGGCTACCGCCTCCCCcggcccagcccctgccctcccGAGATCTACAGCATCATGCTGGAGTGCTGGAGTGGCAACACGGAGGAGCGTCCCACCTTCCTGGCCCTGAGGGAGAAGCTGGGCTTCATCTACAGGCGGCTGCTCAGCTCCCTCTCCTGA